A genome region from Mesorhizobium sp. B2-1-8 includes the following:
- a CDS encoding DUF2892 domain-containing protein → MSIDRSVLAFAGTMVLLSVALTAFVSPLFVWLTVFVGLNMLQSAFTGFCPAAMIFRKLGVKPGCAF, encoded by the coding sequence ATGTCCATCGACCGTTCCGTTCTGGCCTTCGCGGGCACCATGGTGCTTTTGTCCGTCGCGCTTACCGCTTTTGTCTCGCCGCTGTTCGTCTGGCTGACGGTCTTTGTCGGCCTCAACATGCTGCAATCGGCGTTCACCGGCTTCTGTCCGGCGGCGATGATCTTCCGCAAGCTCGGCGTCAAGCCTGGATGCGCGTTCTGA
- a CDS encoding efflux RND transporter periplasmic adaptor subunit codes for MRSSVLFAALLATSPALAGTLTLAPTTVTEWKAVYGRVEARDTVPARARIGGVVVELAITEGDMVKAGQKIATVQDDKIAFQVAALDAELRALRAQLDTAQSELERGQTLVDKGVITAQRLDQLRTEVDVARNQLAATEAQRSVIVQQGAEGDVLAPGDGRLLNVPVTRGAVIMAGEVVATIGGGGVFLRLAVPERYAGSLKQGAVIRINAGGKESAGRLAKIYPQMDNGRVIADVEVDNLDTNFIDARVLVELPVAERSALLVPASAIETRSGIDFVRVAAGGGDAERAVVAGERTKRAGGDYVEILTGLAAGDVVITP; via the coding sequence ATGCGCTCGTCTGTTCTGTTCGCCGCGTTGCTGGCTACCTCTCCGGCGCTTGCCGGCACGCTGACGCTGGCGCCGACCACGGTGACCGAATGGAAGGCGGTCTATGGCCGTGTCGAGGCGCGCGACACCGTTCCGGCGCGCGCCCGCATCGGCGGCGTTGTCGTGGAGCTGGCGATCACCGAGGGCGACATGGTCAAGGCGGGGCAGAAGATCGCCACCGTCCAGGACGACAAGATCGCCTTTCAGGTCGCTGCGCTCGATGCCGAGCTGCGCGCTCTGCGGGCACAGCTGGATACGGCTCAATCCGAACTCGAACGCGGCCAGACCCTGGTCGACAAGGGCGTTATTACCGCGCAGCGTCTCGATCAGCTGCGCACCGAGGTCGACGTCGCGCGCAACCAGCTTGCCGCGACCGAGGCGCAGCGTTCGGTGATCGTGCAGCAGGGCGCCGAGGGCGATGTCCTTGCTCCCGGCGATGGCCGCTTGCTGAACGTGCCGGTGACGCGCGGCGCCGTCATCATGGCCGGTGAAGTGGTGGCCACCATCGGTGGCGGTGGCGTGTTCCTGCGGCTGGCTGTTCCGGAGCGCTACGCGGGGTCGCTGAAGCAGGGAGCCGTCATCCGCATCAATGCCGGCGGCAAGGAGTCCGCCGGCCGGCTCGCCAAGATCTATCCGCAGATGGACAATGGCCGTGTTATCGCCGATGTCGAGGTCGACAATCTCGATACCAATTTCATCGATGCCCGGGTCCTGGTCGAGCTGCCGGTCGCCGAGCGCTCCGCGCTGCTGGTGCCGGCATCGGCGATCGAGACCCGTTCGGGGATCGATTTCGTGCGCGTCGCCGCCGGCGGCGGCGATGCCGAACGTGCGGTGGTCGCCGGCGAGCGGACCAAGCGCGCCGGCGGCGACTATGTCGAGATCCTGACAGGCCTCGCGGCCGGCGATGTCGTGATCACGCCATGA
- a CDS encoding efflux RND transporter permease subunit, giving the protein MKDPASFGIAGALTRAFIGSPLTPLFLVAAFAFGLVALLTLPREEEPQISVPMVDIFVRADGLKADDAVKLITEPLETIVKGIDGVEHVYSQTRDDQVMVTARFVVGTSSDAAVLRVHDKVRANMDRIPIGVPEPLIVGRGIDDVAIVTLTLSPKPEAAARMTANDLTRIARELRTEIAKIDNVGLTYLVGDTGEIIRVGPNPEKLALYGVTLQQLAAKVSGANKAFPTGRVRNQGEQIDIVAGETLASPDQIGNLLLTSRDNRPVYVRDVADVAFATDTGEALVSTVTRAGAGVERVPSVTLAIAKRAGSNAVAVADAILHRVALLQGGLIPGDISIDVTRNYGETANDKANELLYHLGLATISIIVLVWVAIGRREAMVVAVVIPVTILLTLFASRVMGYTLNRVSLFALIFSIGILVDDAIVVIENISRHWAMGGGRDRRQAAIEAVAEVGNPTIVATLTVVAALLPMLFVSGMMGPYMSPIPANASAAMIFSFFVAVMVTPWLMLKLAERAPVHAHQDHGNGGPLGRAYTAVARPILASKKASWAFLLAVGVLTLGSLALFYTEHVTVKLLPFDNKSELSVTIDLPEGSSVEATDAVAQAVAAKVLELEEVRTVQTHAGTAAPFNFNGLVRHAVLRTEPQQGDVALNLLPKANRTRSSHEIALDVRQRIATIPVPEGTSLKVVEPPPGPPVMATLLAEIYGPDGETRRKVAARIETAFRSVPFIVDVDNSWGQPARRLRATISTDDAEFFHVEESDVFDTLAILNGGRTVGYSHRGGGRQPIPIRIERPKGEKTLDERFLTTPIPSNVLPGDRGVVELGDVVRVTPERASFPVFRHNGRAAEMVTAELAGSFEAPLYGMQAVGKAIDAQDWIGLQKPTIALHGQPEDESRPTLLWDGEWEVTWVTFRDMGAAFGVALLGIYILVVAQFGSFKVPLVILTPIPLTFIGILGGHWLFGAPFTATSMIGFIALAGIIVRNSILLVDFIRHAASPERPLSEVLIKAGAIRFKPILLTALAAMIGAAVILTDPIFQGLAISLLFGLASSTLLTVLVIPAIYRVLRT; this is encoded by the coding sequence ATGAAAGATCCAGCATCGTTCGGTATTGCCGGCGCGCTGACGCGGGCCTTCATCGGCTCGCCGCTGACGCCACTGTTCCTGGTCGCGGCTTTCGCCTTCGGGCTGGTGGCGCTGCTGACGCTGCCGCGCGAGGAGGAGCCGCAGATTTCGGTGCCGATGGTCGACATCTTCGTGCGCGCGGACGGGCTGAAGGCCGACGATGCCGTCAAGCTGATCACCGAGCCGCTGGAGACGATCGTCAAGGGTATCGACGGCGTGGAGCATGTCTATTCCCAGACCCGCGACGATCAGGTGATGGTCACCGCCCGGTTCGTCGTCGGCACATCGTCGGACGCCGCGGTGCTGCGCGTCCACGACAAGGTGCGCGCCAACATGGATCGCATTCCCATCGGTGTGCCCGAGCCGCTGATCGTCGGCCGCGGCATCGACGACGTCGCCATCGTCACGCTGACGCTGTCGCCGAAGCCGGAGGCGGCCGCGCGCATGACTGCCAACGACCTCACCCGCATCGCGCGCGAACTGCGCACCGAGATTGCCAAGATCGACAATGTCGGCCTTACCTATCTGGTCGGCGACACCGGCGAGATCATCCGCGTCGGCCCGAACCCGGAGAAGCTCGCTCTTTACGGCGTCACCCTGCAGCAGCTCGCGGCCAAGGTTTCCGGCGCCAACAAGGCTTTTCCGACTGGGCGCGTGCGCAATCAGGGCGAGCAGATCGATATCGTCGCCGGCGAGACGCTGGCTTCGCCCGACCAGATCGGCAACCTGCTCTTGACCTCGCGCGACAACCGGCCCGTCTATGTCCGCGACGTCGCCGACGTCGCCTTCGCCACCGACACCGGTGAAGCGCTGGTATCCACGGTCACCAGGGCCGGCGCCGGCGTGGAGCGCGTGCCGTCGGTCACGCTCGCCATTGCCAAGCGCGCCGGATCGAACGCGGTCGCCGTCGCTGATGCTATCCTGCATCGGGTCGCCCTGCTCCAGGGCGGACTGATCCCCGGCGATATCTCGATCGACGTGACGCGCAACTACGGTGAAACCGCCAACGACAAGGCCAACGAGCTCCTCTACCACCTCGGCCTGGCCACGATCTCGATCATCGTGCTGGTCTGGGTCGCCATCGGCCGCCGCGAAGCCATGGTCGTGGCCGTCGTCATTCCAGTGACCATCCTGCTCACGCTGTTTGCCTCGCGCGTCATGGGCTACACGCTGAACCGCGTCTCGCTGTTCGCGCTGATCTTTTCCATCGGCATCCTCGTCGACGACGCCATCGTGGTGATCGAGAACATTTCGCGCCACTGGGCCATGGGCGGCGGGCGCGATCGTCGGCAAGCGGCGATCGAGGCGGTGGCCGAAGTCGGCAACCCGACCATCGTCGCCACCTTGACCGTGGTCGCAGCCCTGCTGCCGATGCTGTTCGTCTCGGGAATGATGGGCCCCTATATGAGCCCGATCCCGGCCAATGCGTCGGCGGCGATGATCTTCTCCTTCTTCGTCGCGGTGATGGTGACGCCGTGGCTGATGCTCAAACTCGCCGAACGGGCGCCGGTGCACGCCCATCAAGACCATGGCAATGGCGGTCCGCTCGGCCGCGCCTACACAGCCGTCGCCCGGCCGATCCTGGCCTCGAAGAAGGCGAGCTGGGCTTTCCTCCTTGCCGTCGGCGTGCTGACGCTTGGCTCGCTTGCGCTGTTCTACACCGAGCATGTCACCGTCAAGCTCCTGCCCTTCGACAACAAGTCCGAACTGTCGGTCACCATCGACCTGCCGGAAGGGTCTTCCGTCGAGGCGACCGATGCGGTGGCGCAGGCCGTCGCCGCCAAGGTTCTCGAGCTGGAGGAGGTCCGAACGGTCCAGACACATGCCGGAACGGCGGCGCCCTTCAATTTCAACGGCCTCGTCCGCCATGCCGTCCTGCGCACCGAGCCGCAGCAGGGCGACGTTGCGCTCAACCTGCTGCCGAAAGCGAACCGTACCCGCTCCAGCCATGAGATCGCGCTCGATGTGCGCCAGCGCATCGCAACGATCCCGGTGCCGGAAGGTACCAGCCTGAAGGTCGTCGAGCCGCCGCCCGGCCCGCCGGTGATGGCGACCCTGCTGGCCGAGATCTACGGACCTGACGGCGAGACGCGCCGCAAGGTCGCCGCCAGGATCGAGACGGCGTTTCGCTCCGTGCCTTTCATCGTCGACGTCGACAATTCCTGGGGCCAGCCTGCGCGCCGACTGCGCGCCACGATTTCGACCGACGATGCGGAGTTCTTCCATGTCGAGGAAAGCGACGTCTTCGACACGCTCGCCATCCTCAATGGCGGGAGGACCGTCGGCTATTCGCATCGCGGCGGCGGCCGCCAGCCGATCCCGATCCGCATCGAGCGGCCGAAGGGCGAAAAGACGCTCGACGAGCGCTTCCTGACCACGCCAATTCCGTCGAATGTCCTGCCCGGCGACCGCGGCGTGGTCGAACTCGGCGATGTCGTGCGAGTGACGCCGGAGCGCGCTTCGTTCCCGGTGTTCAGGCACAATGGCCGCGCCGCCGAAATGGTGACGGCCGAGCTTGCCGGTTCCTTCGAGGCGCCGCTTTACGGCATGCAGGCTGTCGGCAAGGCCATCGACGCTCAGGACTGGATCGGCTTGCAGAAGCCCACGATCGCGCTGCATGGCCAGCCGGAGGATGAAAGCCGACCGACGCTGTTGTGGGATGGTGAGTGGGAAGTCACCTGGGTGACCTTCCGCGACATGGGGGCTGCCTTCGGGGTCGCGCTGCTCGGTATCTACATCCTGGTCGTCGCGCAGTTCGGGTCGTTCAAGGTGCCGCTGGTGATCCTCACTCCGATCCCATTGACCTTTATCGGCATCCTCGGCGGGCACTGGTTGTTCGGCGCGCCGTTCACGGCCACTTCGATGATCGGGTTCATCGCGCTGGCCGGCATCATCGTGCGCAACTCGATCCTGCTGGTCGACTTCATCCGCCACGCGGCGTCGCCTGAAAGGCCGCTAAGCGAGGTGCTGATCAAGGCTGGAGCCATCCGGTTCAAGCCGATCCTGCTGACGGCACTCGCCGCCATGATCGGCGCGGCAGTGATCCTGACCGACCCGATCTTCCAGGGGCTGGCGATCTCCCTGCTGTTCGGCCTGGCGTCCTCGACGCTGCTGACGGTGCTGGTCATCCCCGCGATCTACCGGGTGCTGCGCACGTGA
- a CDS encoding alpha/beta fold hydrolase, which yields MRRIGTFLLVMPITIAVMAGVAFLNYKNELGRQRDAVSRGSLIAYLDIGPIEYADSGAGIPLLSIHGAGGGFDQGLALAADLVGGGFRVIAPSRFGYLRTPVPRDPSPVAQGDAHAALLSRLKIPKAVVVGVSAGARSAVQLTLRHPDRVAGLILIVPALYSPSSPVAIHVGRGSKFAFWAVSAGGDFAWWAAENIAPSALIRFVGVRPALLAAAPQAERVRVMSFVRSVEPLSLRFAGINIDSAPELHELPLEKITAPTIIISARDDLFNTLPAAELTADRIPDARLVVYDTGGHLLVGRLQQVRLAVRTFLVAAGVIPPSDL from the coding sequence ATGAGACGAATCGGCACTTTCCTGCTGGTCATGCCCATCACCATAGCGGTTATGGCCGGTGTGGCTTTCTTGAACTACAAGAACGAGCTTGGCCGTCAGCGGGACGCGGTCAGCCGAGGCAGTCTAATCGCCTACCTCGACATCGGCCCGATCGAATACGCCGACAGCGGTGCGGGCATTCCGCTGCTGTCGATCCACGGTGCCGGCGGCGGCTTTGACCAGGGTCTTGCCCTTGCCGCCGATCTTGTTGGGGGCGGCTTTCGGGTCATCGCGCCGTCGCGCTTCGGCTATCTTCGCACGCCCGTTCCCAGGGATCCCTCTCCAGTCGCGCAGGGCGACGCCCACGCGGCCTTGCTTTCTAGACTGAAGATTCCAAAAGCGGTGGTTGTCGGTGTTTCGGCGGGCGCCCGTTCAGCGGTCCAGCTGACACTGCGGCATCCGGACAGGGTCGCCGGTCTCATTCTGATAGTCCCAGCCCTCTATTCACCCAGCAGTCCGGTTGCCATCCACGTGGGTCGCGGCAGCAAGTTTGCATTCTGGGCCGTCAGTGCAGGAGGCGATTTCGCTTGGTGGGCCGCCGAGAATATCGCACCGTCGGCACTTATTCGGTTTGTCGGCGTTCGACCGGCACTATTGGCGGCTGCGCCGCAAGCGGAGAGGGTCCGCGTCATGAGCTTCGTCAGGAGCGTTGAACCGCTGTCGCTGCGCTTCGCCGGTATCAACATCGACAGCGCGCCCGAGCTGCATGAGTTGCCGTTGGAAAAAATCACTGCACCCACGATAATCATCTCCGCGCGCGACGATCTGTTCAATACGCTGCCCGCTGCCGAATTGACCGCCGATAGGATCCCCGATGCACGGCTGGTCGTCTACGACACCGGCGGACATCTCTTGGTCGGACGGTTGCAGCAGGTTCGCTTAGCAGTCCGCACCTTTCTAGTTGCCGCTGGCGTGATCCCCCCATCAGATCTGTGA